GTCCTGGAATCGTCATTTCCGCCCTCAAACGGCACGTTCCGTTCCGATATTTCGGGTCCGATCATGAAGCCGATGTTGAGATTCTTGAACCGAACTAAATCGTTTTTCTTTCTCGATGTGTATCCTTACTTCCCTTGGGCTCAGGATCCGAAAAATATTGATTTGGACTACGCACTCTTTGCGGCCAAGAATCGGACTTACTCCGACCCCGGAACAGGCTTAACCTACACTAACCTGTTCGACCAAATGGTGGACGCTGTAATTTTTGCAATGAAACGTCTCGGATACCCCAATATCCGGATCTGGATTGCAGAGACGGGCTGGCCCAATGGTTGCGATATAGACCAAATCGGAGGCAACATTTACAACGCCGCCACTTACAACCGTAACGCCATCAAGAAATTCACCTCCGACCCAGCCGTAGGCACTCCTGCTCGACCAGGTTGGGTCCTACCGTCGTTTATCTTTTCCCTCTACAATGAGAACCAGAAGCCGGGCCCGGGAACGGAGCGGCATTTCGGGTTACTGTATCCGAACGGCTCGAACGTGTACCAGATCGATTTGAGTGGGAAGACGCCAGAATCCGAGTACGAGCCGTTACCGGCGCCGACGAATAACGAGCCGTACAAGGGGAAAATCTGGTGCGTAGTGAAGAAGAATGCAAATATGAGCGCCGTATCAGGTGCTTTATCGTACGCGTGTTCACAGGGAAACAAAACCTGTGATGCGATCCAGCCCGGTAAGGCATGTTACAAGGCCAAGTCTCTGTTTCGGCTCGCTAGCTACGCGTTCAGTTCGTATTGGGCCCAGTTTAAGAAGAGTGGTGGAAGCTGTGATTTTAATGGGCTTGCCACGCCGACCCCTAAAGATCCAAGTAAGTAAAGCTTGCTTCTTCTGTTGTTATTGCCTTTGATTTATTGAgtgggtagctttagtcacatctcgttttttttaaagacatcATAATCTAAGTTGATCACcccttataaaaatcaattgacggggtgtctttagaaaaaatgagGGTGTTACTAAAGCTACCTTTATTCAGTTGGTATTGGGCCCAGTTTAACTGTTTAATGTTTAAGTAAGTAAAGCTTGATTATGGTAATTATTCTTTTATGTTTCATGTGAAAAATCGTTTTTACCGATTGTGATAGGAAGTGATTATCAGGGTCTGCCTTACTCACTTTGGTGTCCAAAGCGGTACGATAAAATAGTgtctcaatttaaaaaaaaaatcctcaagCGATAAGGTACTTAGGAGGGAGAAGGGAAGTtaggagtttttttttgttggacttATGGTATAACGTAGATTTAAGATTTGGCTAATGGGTTGGATAatgaaaacaaattttaaaaattggtgGGGTCGGTCTGGTGCCTCAAAGTCCATGCTTTACCTAGGGGCCTGTTTACACGGGTTAAGCCGTTAAGGTTGTTACAGTATGAATTATCGCAGTTTTAATCGTGTTTTAATCGTAGATGTTCAGTCTGCTTATCAATTTAGCGtccataatttttaaatttgattaaCGGATTGGACTTTGTGGTGGTCATTAGGTGACTAAACTCCTACTGCAAGGAGAGGGGCATCGGCCGCTGTTTCAGACTTGATTCATTTGATGAGCTAAGAATGGTTTTATTGGTTTGCTTTGATGCAGGTGCCGGATCCTGCAAGTTTCCAAGTGTGACTCTTTGACCGACGTGTTGTCCATTTCATCTGcaccattttattttatttatatgttttttttttaaatttattttgtggGTTATTATCCAGGGTAGTGATTTGGGCGCCCCTTTTTATATTcccattttttttgtcataatTTTAGGCCAATCTTGTTTAGAAGTCAAATCCTCAGTTTaaggagattttgtttagctGCTACTAATGTGCCAATGTAGTTGGCAAGGATTTTggcccccttgggccttgggAAAATGGGCGCCCAAATCACTTATGAGTTGTGACTTGTTCTTCAATACTAGCATTCTTTGCAGTGATTTTAGTATTTTGCATTTGaatcatcctcctcctcctcacctTTATCCAAAAGTTTGGGATGGATTACATAAGTGTATATAGACATTATCGgaaatccctaaaccctaaacttttggATAAAAAACTCGAGTAAtaatttgcacaaaaccatTTACAAGCATCCAaacttttggataatgtttatATACACTCATATAAGGGTGCGGGGGGTatgctgtaataaaatttatAGCAGACCCCACTGTAGCTCTTTTGGAGcacaaagattttttttaaaatttttaaaaatcgtaaATGGgtagtattcggtctaacgaacccaacgacatatttttttttcgaaacaaaaatcaaagtcaTTGCGATCgagacatcgaatgttttgtgtttatatccgacggtctaaaattgtcatgtatttttcatgtttaatatgatttttgtttcgaacaaaaaatataccgttggattcatTAGGaagaatactacacatttattatttttaaaaataaaaataaaaatttttgttaacttaaaaatatattacagcgggacctgctgtaataaaaatacAACAGGTCCCCGTCACCCCTCATATAATCGATCCCTAAACCCTGTATAAACATTATCGGAAATCCACaatatgtatttattttatccattcatttctcatttgaatcatcaaaaaaaaaaatttgaaaataattatattCTTATTGTTGACGCCAGATCCTTCCCAGTCCCCCACTGCCAACGGCCATATAGATGCCTTTCTTATCCGTTatcagcattttttttttctctagtgGTCCCTCTCGTAGTCTCACTTTGCACTGGCTGCCCACAactttttatcttcttcccttTTCTCTCCAATTCTGTGTGCGCTTTTCTCCCAACACAAAAGACATTTTGCACGTCGAAAGTGCAGGCCCTGTAGTATAaaggatttttcatttttcagtttAAAAAGTaccaatcaaaatataaaaaggaaaataatttaGGTAGAAAAATGTAAAACCATCGGATCACATTTAGCATATAATCAAACGGTGTCGCATTCAGGCATAGTCCTTGGTCCACTTTTGAGCCTAATTTGTGTGCTAGTGGAAAAGTAGTAGACATTATTAATCCTGGCCCTAGGGCCTTGTTGACTTGTTAATATCATTGAAGGAGGGAAGGAACGTTGAAGACAGTGATCGCTGTGGAGcgtattaaatttattttgtttactaattcaataaaaaataatgtttgcGTTTTAGGTTATGACAATTCAATGTGAGAAACTCCTGCACATGTGGATTGGGTTATACTGGTAGAGACCTAACAAGTAGACAAGCCAGACATTGTATACATAAACATCGAGAGCAATGTGAAAGCAAAGCGGTATCATTTTGGTTTATTTTATAAGATGAGTTGCATATGTTTATAAAACAGCTTGGGAATTCAAAGAATTTGATTCTCGTACACATTGTTGACCTTAT
This genomic stretch from Tripterygium wilfordii isolate XIE 37 chromosome 22, ASM1340144v1, whole genome shotgun sequence harbors:
- the LOC119992030 gene encoding probable glucan endo-1,3-beta-glucosidase A6, whose translation is MGHVFPIFILSILLSTAGAEISGKVGVNYGQLGNNLRSPSRSVELIKSLKAKRVKIYDANPKILNALKNTDIQVSIMLPNELIVNVSSSQNFSDSWVKTNVVPFYKETKIRYLLVGNEILSSSDNATRINLVPAMRRMKWSLKTHELHKIKVGTPSAMDVLESSFPPSNGTFRSDISGPIMKPMLRFLNRTKSFFFLDVYPYFPWAQDPKNIDLDYALFAAKNRTYSDPGTGLTYTNLFDQMVDAVIFAMKRLGYPNIRIWIAETGWPNGCDIDQIGGNIYNAATYNRNAIKKFTSDPAVGTPARPGWVLPSFIFSLYNENQKPGPGTERHFGLLYPNGSNVYQIDLSGKTPESEYEPLPAPTNNEPYKGKIWCVVKKNANMSAVSGALSYACSQGNKTCDAIQPGKACYKAKSLFRLASYAFSSYWAQFKKSGGSCDFNGLATPTPKDPSAGSCKFPSVTL